A window of Streptomyces sp. DG1A-41 contains these coding sequences:
- a CDS encoding phenylalanine--tRNA ligase beta subunit-related protein produces MPTFHLTPAVAEAFPDTLIALVTATSLRGHEPWPHTATAVADLERQLADGTWQPAGETDPRIEAWHTAYRSFGTNPRRIRPSVDALGRRLAKKGSLPRINPAVDSYNAVSVRHGLPAGAFDLTHVAGDVAIRYAEGTESFTPLGEPGSIEHPKPGEIIYADATGVLTRHWNHRDAHRTRVTEESTHVAFVLETLHATRDGDLLKVAADELQGLLAPHAAQTAVYYLSPAGPRATT; encoded by the coding sequence ATGCCCACCTTCCATCTCACCCCCGCCGTCGCGGAGGCCTTCCCCGACACGCTCATCGCCCTGGTCACCGCCACCAGCCTGCGCGGCCACGAACCCTGGCCCCACACCGCCACCGCCGTGGCGGACCTGGAGCGGCAACTCGCCGACGGCACCTGGCAGCCCGCCGGCGAGACCGACCCGCGCATCGAGGCCTGGCACACCGCCTACCGCTCCTTCGGCACCAACCCCCGCCGCATCCGCCCCAGCGTCGACGCGCTCGGCCGCCGCCTCGCCAAGAAGGGAAGCCTGCCGCGCATCAACCCGGCCGTCGACTCCTACAACGCCGTCTCCGTCCGGCACGGTCTGCCCGCAGGCGCCTTCGACCTGACCCACGTCGCCGGGGACGTCGCCATCCGTTACGCGGAGGGCACCGAGTCCTTCACCCCGCTCGGCGAACCCGGCAGCATCGAGCACCCCAAGCCCGGCGAGATCATCTACGCGGACGCCACCGGCGTCCTGACCCGCCACTGGAACCACCGCGACGCCCACCGCACCCGCGTCACCGAGGAGTCCACCCACGTCGCCTTCGTCCTCGAAACCCTCCACGCCACGCGCGACGGCGACCTCCTCAAGGTCGCGGCGGACGAGTTGCAGGGCCTGCTCGCCCCGCATGCCGCGCAGACCGCCGTGTACTACCTGAGCCCGGCCGGGCCCCGGGCCACCACCTGA
- a CDS encoding FMN-binding negative transcriptional regulator yields MYLPKHFVPDEAAVRDLLANHGAADLITMTPEGLVATLLPFEYDPDAGEHGALIGHMARGNDQWRRPVRGEAMVIVRGPDAYVTPSWYPAKEEHHRVVPTWNYMTAHVYGQLVVHDDPAWIEGQIRRLTDRHEAGRAEPWSVDQAPAEFVERRLRAIVGVEVAISRVEAKFKLSQNQPQSTIEGIVAGLEARDRADDAAVAAAVRAHNPHADRAGRRER; encoded by the coding sequence ATGTACCTCCCCAAGCACTTCGTCCCCGACGAAGCAGCGGTCCGTGACCTGCTCGCCAACCACGGCGCTGCCGACCTGATCACCATGACCCCCGAGGGCCTGGTGGCCACCCTGCTGCCGTTCGAGTACGACCCGGACGCCGGCGAACACGGCGCCCTCATCGGCCACATGGCACGCGGCAACGACCAGTGGCGCCGGCCGGTGCGGGGCGAGGCCATGGTGATCGTGCGCGGGCCCGATGCCTACGTGACGCCGTCGTGGTATCCGGCCAAGGAGGAGCACCACCGGGTGGTGCCGACCTGGAACTACATGACCGCGCACGTGTACGGGCAGTTGGTCGTGCACGACGACCCGGCCTGGATCGAAGGCCAGATACGCCGCTTGACCGACCGGCACGAAGCCGGGCGCGCCGAACCCTGGTCGGTCGACCAGGCCCCGGCGGAGTTCGTCGAACGGCGACTGCGCGCCATCGTCGGCGTCGAGGTGGCCATCAGCCGTGTCGAGGCCAAGTTCAAGCTCAGCCAGAACCAGCCGCAGAGCACCATCGAGGGCATCGTCGCGGGCCTCGAAGCGCGCGACCGGGCCGACGACGCCGCGGTCGCGGCAGCGGTACGCGCCCACAACCCGCACGCCGACCGGGCCGGTCGTCGCGAGCGCTGA
- a CDS encoding LysR family transcriptional regulator has protein sequence MERPELPLPQLHAFVVLAEELHFGHAAARLGVAQPPLSQQIRRLEDKVGHALFTRAPGRVTLTPAGSELLPAARRALTDLADGLAAARAIGSGRAGRLRIGFAASLALTVLPGLLRTFRHQFPGVHLDIHEMTTAPQIAALHDKAIDIGLLREPPTDETELGFRTVLSEPFVAVLPSTHPLATQRTVRLAQLAHSPFVLLPRTVGPPLHDQIIGLCTAAGFTPQVIQHAVEWQTVCALVETGLGVSLAPASIRRIRLKGVAFRRIEPGTARTRVAVAWRENDHNPLVTSLLATISQDLPDRPQ, from the coding sequence ATGGAGCGCCCCGAACTCCCCCTGCCGCAGCTGCACGCGTTCGTCGTGCTCGCAGAGGAACTGCACTTCGGCCACGCGGCCGCCCGCCTGGGCGTCGCCCAGCCGCCGCTGAGCCAGCAGATCCGCCGCTTGGAGGACAAGGTCGGCCACGCGCTGTTCACCCGCGCCCCAGGGCGCGTCACCCTCACCCCAGCCGGCAGCGAACTGCTGCCCGCCGCCCGGCGGGCACTCACCGACCTCGCGGACGGCCTGGCCGCAGCCCGGGCCATCGGCAGTGGCCGGGCCGGCCGCCTGCGGATCGGCTTCGCCGCCTCCCTCGCTCTGACGGTCCTGCCCGGCCTGCTGCGCACCTTCCGTCACCAGTTTCCTGGCGTGCACCTGGACATCCACGAGATGACCACCGCTCCGCAGATCGCCGCCCTGCATGACAAGGCGATCGACATCGGTCTATTGCGCGAACCGCCCACCGACGAGACAGAGCTCGGCTTCAGAACGGTACTCAGCGAGCCGTTCGTGGCCGTGCTGCCGTCCACTCATCCTCTGGCCACCCAACGGACCGTGCGGCTTGCACAGTTGGCGCACTCGCCCTTCGTGCTGCTGCCCCGCACGGTCGGCCCGCCACTGCACGACCAGATCATCGGCCTGTGCACCGCAGCAGGGTTCACACCGCAGGTAATCCAGCACGCGGTGGAGTGGCAAACCGTGTGCGCCCTCGTGGAAACCGGTCTGGGCGTCTCCCTGGCCCCGGCGAGCATCCGACGCATCCGCCTCAAAGGCGTCGCCTTCCGCAGGATCGAACCCGGCACCGCCCGCACACGAGTGGCCGTCGCCTGGCGCGAGAACGACCATAATCCCTTGGTCACCAGCCTGTTGGCGACCATCAGCCAAGATCTGCCGGACAGGCCTCAGTGA
- a CDS encoding alcohol dehydrogenase catalytic domain-containing protein yields MRAFVLTGPGAYEVREIPAPVAGPGEVVVDVERVGVCGTDVEFFTGAMAYLHQGHSAYPMRPGHEWAGRVAAVGDGVDPAWLGRRVMGDTMLGCGSCRRCLRGRQHVCEQRREVGIRGGMPGALAEQLAVPAFSLHALPDSVDAVLGALVEPGGNALRAARAAAAARGNRALVMGPGTIGLLVAMFLRAAGAEVHLMGTTESSLAFARSLGFEHVWPEDCVPDVPFDAAVDASNAARLPDLALELVEPGGRLVYIGLAGEPSRIDTRALVLKDVTATGVLSASPGLDATIRAYAAGSVDPRPLVAATVGLDEVGPVLAGERPPGSGPGPKIHVQP; encoded by the coding sequence ATGCGCGCGTTCGTCCTGACCGGTCCCGGCGCGTACGAGGTCCGGGAGATTCCGGCGCCGGTGGCCGGCCCCGGTGAGGTCGTCGTCGACGTCGAGCGGGTCGGTGTGTGCGGCACCGATGTGGAGTTCTTCACCGGCGCGATGGCCTACCTCCACCAGGGCCACTCCGCCTACCCGATGCGGCCGGGCCACGAGTGGGCCGGGCGGGTGGCGGCGGTCGGTGACGGTGTCGATCCCGCCTGGCTCGGCCGCCGTGTCATGGGCGACACCATGCTCGGCTGCGGCAGCTGCCGCCGCTGTCTGCGTGGCCGACAGCATGTGTGCGAGCAGCGGCGGGAGGTCGGCATACGCGGGGGCATGCCCGGGGCGCTGGCGGAGCAACTCGCCGTACCCGCCTTCTCGTTGCACGCCCTGCCCGACTCCGTCGACGCCGTGCTCGGCGCGCTCGTCGAGCCCGGCGGCAACGCCCTGCGCGCCGCTCGGGCCGCCGCGGCGGCGCGCGGGAACCGTGCCCTGGTCATGGGCCCGGGGACGATCGGGCTGCTGGTGGCGATGTTCCTGCGCGCGGCCGGTGCCGAGGTGCACCTCATGGGGACCACCGAGAGCTCCCTCGCCTTCGCCCGCTCCCTGGGCTTCGAGCACGTGTGGCCGGAGGACTGCGTGCCGGACGTGCCCTTCGACGCGGCCGTCGACGCCTCGAACGCCGCCCGGCTGCCGGATCTGGCCCTGGAGCTGGTCGAACCCGGGGGCCGCCTCGTGTACATCGGGCTGGCCGGCGAGCCCAGCAGGATCGACACCCGCGCACTCGTCCTCAAGGACGTGACCGCGACAGGCGTCCTGTCCGCCTCCCCCGGCCTCGACGCCACCATCCGGGCGTACGCCGCCGGATCGGTCGACCCCAGACCGCTCGTCGCCGCCACCGTGGGCCTGGACGAGGTGGGCCCCGTCCTCGCCGGCGAACGCCCGCCCGGCTCCGGGCCCGGGCCCAAGATCCATGTCCAACCCTGA
- a CDS encoding IlvD/Edd family dehydratase: MERLRSAQWYEGQDRNAYIHRAWMRRGVPGDAFTGRPQIAIANTASDLTPCNAHLDEVAASVRNGVYEAGGIPLDLPVVSLGETQVRPTAMLWRNMAAMATEEMLRANPVDGVVLLGGCDKTIPSLLMAAASVDLPAVVVPGGPMLNGTFRGGLLGCGTGVWQLSEEVRAGTLSQEQFTRSESAMIRSRGHCNTMGTASTMALVAEALGTVVPGTAGTPAPDSRLLEAAHHTGRLAVDMVGADRRPATFLTEASFRNAIVALAAIGGSTNAVVHLLAIAGRLGIDLSLDDFDRIGSRVPVLVDLQPAGRFLMEDFHRAGGLLAVLREVRDLLAPDALTVTGRPLAHYLDDAEIWDGEVIRTRAEPLVAEGGIAVLRGNLAPRGAVIKPAAASAHLLRHRGRAVVFDSIEDFRARIDDPGLDVDADSVLVLRGCGPKGYPGMPEVANMPLPKKLLAQGVRDMVRVCDGRMSGTAYGTVVLHVAPEAAAGGPLALVRTGDVISLDVEARRIDVDVPDGELARRTPDTATVTGFARPRRGWQRLYVDHVLQADTGADLDFLVGSSGSEVTRESH, from the coding sequence ATGGAGAGACTCCGCAGCGCGCAGTGGTACGAGGGACAGGACCGCAACGCCTACATCCACCGGGCATGGATGCGGCGCGGCGTCCCCGGCGACGCCTTCACCGGCCGGCCGCAGATCGCCATCGCCAACACCGCCTCGGACCTGACTCCTTGCAACGCGCATCTGGACGAGGTCGCGGCCTCGGTGCGCAACGGCGTGTACGAGGCGGGCGGCATCCCGCTGGACCTGCCCGTGGTGTCGCTGGGCGAGACCCAGGTGCGGCCCACCGCCATGCTGTGGCGGAACATGGCCGCGATGGCCACGGAGGAGATGCTGCGGGCCAACCCCGTCGACGGCGTCGTCCTGCTCGGCGGCTGCGACAAGACGATCCCGTCGCTGCTCATGGCGGCGGCCTCGGTGGACCTGCCCGCGGTGGTGGTCCCCGGCGGCCCGATGCTCAACGGCACCTTCCGCGGGGGCCTGCTGGGCTGCGGCACCGGTGTCTGGCAACTGTCGGAGGAGGTCCGCGCGGGCACGCTCTCCCAGGAACAGTTCACCCGCTCCGAGTCGGCGATGATCCGCAGCCGCGGACACTGCAACACGATGGGCACGGCCTCGACGATGGCGCTGGTGGCGGAGGCACTCGGCACCGTCGTCCCCGGTACGGCCGGCACCCCCGCCCCCGACAGCCGGCTGCTGGAGGCCGCGCACCACACCGGCCGGCTGGCGGTGGACATGGTGGGAGCCGACCGGCGGCCCGCGACGTTCCTGACCGAGGCGTCCTTCCGCAACGCGATCGTCGCGCTGGCCGCCATCGGCGGCTCGACCAACGCCGTCGTCCATCTCCTGGCCATCGCGGGCCGGTTGGGCATCGACCTGTCGCTCGACGACTTCGACCGTATCGGCTCCCGCGTACCGGTCCTGGTGGACCTCCAGCCGGCCGGTCGCTTCCTCATGGAGGACTTCCACCGCGCCGGCGGCCTGCTCGCCGTTCTGCGCGAGGTACGCGACCTGCTCGCCCCCGACGCGCTGACCGTCACCGGCAGGCCGCTCGCCCACTACCTCGACGACGCCGAGATCTGGGACGGCGAGGTCATCCGCACCCGCGCCGAGCCGCTGGTCGCCGAGGGCGGCATCGCCGTCCTTCGCGGCAACCTCGCACCCCGCGGGGCCGTCATCAAACCGGCCGCCGCCTCCGCGCACCTGCTCCGGCACCGGGGCCGGGCCGTCGTCTTCGACAGCATCGAGGACTTCCGCGCCCGGATCGACGACCCCGGTCTCGACGTCGACGCCGACTCCGTCCTCGTGCTGCGCGGCTGCGGCCCCAAGGGCTACCCGGGCATGCCCGAGGTCGCCAACATGCCCCTGCCGAAGAAGCTCCTCGCCCAGGGCGTCCGCGACATGGTCCGGGTCTGCGACGGCCGGATGAGCGGCACCGCGTACGGCACGGTCGTCCTGCACGTGGCCCCCGAGGCCGCGGCCGGCGGCCCCCTCGCCCTCGTACGGACCGGGGACGTCATCAGCCTCGACGTCGAGGCCCGCCGTATCGACGTCGACGTGCCGGACGGTGAACTCGCCCGCCGAACCCCCGACACGGCCACCGTCACCGGCTTCGCCAGACCCCGGCGCGGCTGGCAACGCCTCTACGTCGACCACGTCCTGCAGGCCGACACCGGAGCCGACCTCGACTTCCTCGTCGGCTCCAGCGGCTCCGAGGTGACCCGCGAGTCACACTGA